One genomic window of Daphnia pulex isolate KAP4 chromosome 12, ASM2113471v1 includes the following:
- the LOC124209192 gene encoding uncharacterized protein LOC124209192, with protein sequence MLAPLILSFVLVVVVSGVPISPASTYLVDEVIKMTNLSSISIPSFRIVHPGSQGVKPKIEYDFLPFISAPPLKESDEVMVNSASAESEEPNQFGIVESDESEEELLNKPLLPLLPAADTVIFDSPITTNSPTQLEALPEVTTVAGK encoded by the exons ATGTTGGCTCCTTTG ATTTTGTCGTTCGTGTTGGTAGTGGTCGTTTCCGGCGTTCCGATCAGTCCGGCGTCGACGTACCTAGTCGACGAGGTGATCAAAATGACCAACCTGTCGTCCATTTCGATTCCGTCGTTCAGAATCGTTCATCCCGGAAGTCAAGGCGTTAAGCCCAAGATCGAATACGATTTTCTGCCTTTCATCTCGGCACCTCCGCTCAAGGAATCGGATGAAGTTATGGTTAATAGCGCCTCCGCCGAATCGGAGGAGCCCAATCAATTTGGCATTGTCGAATCCGACGAGtctgaagaagaacttttgaaTAAGCCTCTTTTGCCTCTTTTGCCGGCTGCTGACACTGTCATTTTTGATTCACCCATCACAACGAACAGCCCGACGCAATTAGAAGCACTTCCGGAAGTAACTACTGTTGCcggaaaatag
- the LOC124209184 gene encoding cuticle protein 7-like isoform X3, whose protein sequence is MKVFVFAALVAVVAAGGYHQAPAYKQEKPYTSHPAPSYHHTPTYKENKPAYQPEYKSAEYAPKSYDVPTPYNFHWAVKDDYSYNNFGQHESSDGYGRVSGSYHTLLPDGRTQIVTYKADDYGYVADVKYDGYAKYPEYKAADSYHKGPSYSAPKYEAPKYEAPKYEAPKYEAPKYEPKYAAPKY, encoded by the exons ATGAAG GTTTTCGTTTTCGCTGCTTTGGTCGCCGTTGTTGCCGCAGGAGGTTACCACCAGGCCCCCGcgtacaaacaagaaaaaccctACACGAGCCATCCTGCTCCATCATATCACCACACTCCCACCTACAAGGAGAACAAACCCGCATACCAACCCGAATACAAATCAGCCGAGTACGCCCCAAAAAGCTATGAC gTCCCAACACCATACAACTTCCACTGGGCCGTAAAGGACGACTACTCTTACAACAACTTTGGCCAGCACGAGTCCAGCGATGGCTATGGTCGCGTGTCCGGCTCTTACCACACCCTCCTGCCCGATGGCCGCACTCAGATCGTCACCTACAAGGCCGATGACTACGGATACGTTGCCGATGTGAAATACGACGGATATGCCAAGTACCCCGAGTACAAAGCTGCCGATTCCTATCACAAAGGTCCTTCTTATTCCGCCCCAAAATACGAGGCCCCTAAATACGAGGCCCCTAAATACGAG
- the LOC124209184 gene encoding adhesive plaque matrix protein-like isoform X11: MKVFVFAALVAVVAAGGYHQAPAYKQEKPYTSHPAPSYHHTPTYKENKPAYQPEYKSAEYAPKSYDVPTPYNFHWAVKDDYSYNNFGQHESSDGYGRVSGSYHTLLPDGRTQIVTYKADDYGYVADVKYDGYAKYPEYKAADSYHKGPSYSAPKYEAPKYEPKYAAPKY; encoded by the exons ATGAAG GTTTTCGTTTTCGCTGCTTTGGTCGCCGTTGTTGCCGCAGGAGGTTACCACCAGGCCCCCGcgtacaaacaagaaaaaccctACACGAGCCATCCTGCTCCATCATATCACCACACTCCCACCTACAAGGAGAACAAACCCGCATACCAACCCGAATACAAATCAGCCGAGTACGCCCCAAAAAGCTATGAC gTCCCAACACCATACAACTTCCACTGGGCCGTAAAGGACGACTACTCTTACAACAACTTTGGCCAGCACGAGTCCAGCGATGGCTATGGTCGCGTGTCCGGCTCTTACCACACCCTCCTGCCCGATGGCCGCACTCAGATCGTCACCTACAAGGCCGATGACTACGGATACGTTGCCGATGTGAAATACGACGGATATGCCAAGTACCCCGAGTACAAAGCTGCCGATTCCTATCACAAAGGTCCTTCTTATTCCGCCCCAAAATACGAG GCCCCAAAATACGAACCCAAGTACGCTGCCCCCAAATACTAA
- the LOC124209184 gene encoding cuticle protein 7-like isoform X6 codes for MKVFVFAALVAVVAAGGYHQAPAYKQEKPYTSHPAPSYHHTPTYKENKPAYQPEYKSAEYAPKSYDVPTPYNFHWAVKDDYSYNNFGQHESSDGYGRVSGSYHTLLPDGRTQIVTYKADDYGYVADVKYDGYAKYPEYKAADSYHKGPSYSAPKYEAPKYEAPKYEAPKYEPKYAAPKY; via the exons ATGAAG GTTTTCGTTTTCGCTGCTTTGGTCGCCGTTGTTGCCGCAGGAGGTTACCACCAGGCCCCCGcgtacaaacaagaaaaaccctACACGAGCCATCCTGCTCCATCATATCACCACACTCCCACCTACAAGGAGAACAAACCCGCATACCAACCCGAATACAAATCAGCCGAGTACGCCCCAAAAAGCTATGAC gTCCCAACACCATACAACTTCCACTGGGCCGTAAAGGACGACTACTCTTACAACAACTTTGGCCAGCACGAGTCCAGCGATGGCTATGGTCGCGTGTCCGGCTCTTACCACACCCTCCTGCCCGATGGCCGCACTCAGATCGTCACCTACAAGGCCGATGACTACGGATACGTTGCCGATGTGAAATACGACGGATATGCCAAGTACCCCGAGTACAAAGCTGCCGATTCCTATCACAAAGGTCCTTCTTATTCCGCCCCAAAATACGAGGCCCCTAAATACGAGGCCCCTAAATACGAGGCCCCAAAATACGAACCCAAGTACGCTGCCCCCAAATACTAA